Sequence from the Hamadaea flava genome:
GGCGAACAGCGCCAACGAGGCCGCGTACCGGCGATATGCCACGGTCATGATGTGCTCGATCCTTTCGGTGAGCGCGTGCCAGCCGACATCGGCGGCGTCACGCAACGGTGTCGGGGATTCGTGCAGCAGCTCGAGGATCTCGGCGCCGTAGCGCTCGCGGGTCGTCCGCGGATAGAGCATGATCAGCGCCCGCCTCATGAGACCGCCAGCCGCCGGAGCCCGGTCGAGGCCATCGACCGCATCCGGGTGAGCTCGGCCTGCAACGCCTGCCGTCCCGCATCGGTGATCCCGTACGGCTTACGCCGATCCTGCTCCGGCAGCGCCTCGACGAAGCCCTGCTCCTCCAACCGGCGTACCGCGCCGTAGAGCGTGCCCGGCCCCGGCCGGTCGCCGGCCATCTCGGCGATGTCGTCCTGCATCGCGTACCCGTGCTTGGGTCCGTTCGCGAGGCTGATCAGGATCAGCAGCGCCGGTTCCGAGAACCGGCCGAACCCCGGAAGTCCGGACATCGACACGCCTCCCCCTGCCCTGAGCAATACTACGTCGCGCGTAGTACGCAGCACGTAGTATCACCGTGCACAGTAGAGGTGTCAAAAACCCGCCTTCGCCGCTCCTGGATCCGCGCGCTCAGCGCGACATCGCCTGAGCGTGAACTGCCGCCAGCTGCCGCAACCGTTCCACGTCCCCGAGTTCCCCGATGCCGCCCGGCCCTACGGAGATGTCCCGGGGATCGAGGCCGATCGCCTCGGACAGCGCTGCCACGCTGCCGCCGGCCCGCTCCACCAGCACCAACGCCGTGGCCAGGTAACCCTCCAGCATCGACCGCATGATCACGTGGCTGGATCCGAGATACTGCCGCGCCAGCTCATTGACGAACGCTTCGAAGACCTCCTGGTCGATCTCGTACTCGTCGGCGCCGGTGTCGTCCATCCCGGCGGGCCGTCCGGCGACCGAGACGAGGACTTCGGTCAGCGAGTGAAACAGTCGCGCGACGCGATTCGACGGGAACCACAGGATGGCCTCACCCGTCCGGAAGATCTGACTCACGTCGTGATGATGGCACCGCAGGCGGGGGCCACGGAATGCCCCACGGACTGGTAGACATGGCCTTCATGTCCGACGTTCTTGATCCTGTTGCCGACGAGCCCGCGCCCAGCCCCCAGGGACCTGTCCACCGACGCCGATGGCTGCTTCCCGTGTGCGTGGCGGTGGCGTTCCTGGTCGGCGTCGTGGGCGCGACAGGAACCCTCGCCCTCACCGGGCGGCTCGCGACGAACCACCGGTTCACCGTCCTGGTATTCCTGGATCCCGACATCACAGCCGACCAGCAGGCGGCCATCGAGTCCGCGTTGTCCAAGCTCGACGGAGTCGACAGCGTCAAGTTCGAGAGCAGCGAGGACGCGCAGCGAAAGATGCTGGACGGATTGAAGGGCGACCCCGCGCTGGCCCAGCAGGCCAGCACCGTGACGATGCCCGCCACGTTCCAGGCCGACTTCCACGAGCGAACGTTCGACTGTGGACGACTGACGCCGGTGGCTCATCTGCCCGGGATCAAGCAGGTCAGCGTGCATCAACGGCCGACCGCCGACCGCCCTGGCGCGACGCTCGCCTGCGGGAACCTGCTCTAGCCGGTCGTGTCCACGATGGAGCGGACCTCGGCGGTCAAGGTCGCGGCGTCGGCCACGGCCCGCTCCAGCGGGTCCATCGCCGCGAAGATCGCCTGCGCCCGCGCGGTGAAGCCCGGCGGGGCGGAGGGCAGCCGTCCGGTCGCGGCCACCATGCCCTTCTCGTTGATCAGCCACGCTCCGTCGTGAGCATGCAACGCCTGGCACAGCACGCCGATCGCACGGAACAGACAGCCCGCGGCGTAGGCGGGATCGGCGCCGGCCACGGCGTACCTCGCCGAGCCCACCAGGAAATCGGCCTCCCACAGTCCGTGGACCAAGCTCTCCGCCAGTTTCGACGGATACGCCGAGAGCAGCGTCTTGAGTTCGGCGAGTTCGCCGGCGGGGTCGGCCAGGATCTTGCCGAGCGCCACCTCACCGGCGTACGCGTGGGAGTAGAACCCCAGGGGATGTCCAGGTTGGACGGCGACTTCGTATCGGCCCGCCCGGACCTCGTCGGCGATGTGCCGGACGCGATCGAGATCGCGGTAGATCCAGTCGACCCGCCACCCGTCGACGGTCAGCCAGCCACCGCCGTCGACCCAGGGACCCCATCCGCCGGGCTCGGTCACTTCGGTGGGCGTACCCGTGAATTCTCGGGCGAGGGAGCGCAACCGGTCGACGGCGAGCGAGCCGCGGTAGTAGAGGCCGAGGTCGATGTCGGAGTCCGGGCGGTGCGTGCCGCGAGCCCGGCTGCCGCCGAGCGCCACCGCGACCACCCCGGGGATCTCGGCGAGGTGGGCCGCGATCGGCTGGAGGTCTTCCATGATCATGAACGATATCCGTAGGACGGTCGTGCGTTCTTCGAGCGCGCCGCCGACGACCGCCATGAAAGTGCCGACGACCGCCATGAAAGTACAGTTTCCGACATGGCTGACTATATCGCCGCCGGCTACGTCGCTGCCGGCTTCGGAGCTGTGCGTACCGCGTTCTTCGGAGCCGTCGCGGCCGAGCCGGGGCTGGGTGCCCAACTGGTCGCGTACCACCACGACCGGATGGTGGTGGACCTCACCGCCGGGATGGACCATGACGATCTGACCGGCCTCTACTCGTCGGCCAAAGGCGCCGCGCACCTGGTCGTGGCGCTCCTCGTCCAAGACGGCGTCCTGGAACTGGACCGCCCCGTCGTGGCCTACTGGCCGGAGTTCGCCCTGGACTCGCTCACCCTTCGGGAGCTGCTCAGCCACCGCTCCGGGCTGATCGGAGTGGACGGCGGGCTCTCCAGCGAGGAGCTCGCCGACGACCAGGTCATCGCCGCG
This genomic interval carries:
- a CDS encoding permease-like cell division protein FtsX produces the protein MSDVLDPVADEPAPSPQGPVHRRRWLLPVCVAVAFLVGVVGATGTLALTGRLATNHRFTVLVFLDPDITADQQAAIESALSKLDGVDSVKFESSEDAQRKMLDGLKGDPALAQQASTVTMPATFQADFHERTFDCGRLTPVAHLPGIKQVSVHQRPTADRPGATLACGNLL
- a CDS encoding nucleotidyltransferase domain-containing protein — encoded protein: MAVVGTFMAVVGGALEERTTVLRISFMIMEDLQPIAAHLAEIPGVVAVALGGSRARGTHRPDSDIDLGLYYRGSLAVDRLRSLAREFTGTPTEVTEPGGWGPWVDGGGWLTVDGWRVDWIYRDLDRVRHIADEVRAGRYEVAVQPGHPLGFYSHAYAGEVALGKILADPAGELAELKTLLSAYPSKLAESLVHGLWEADFLVGSARYAVAGADPAYAAGCLFRAIGVLCQALHAHDGAWLINEKGMVAATGRLPSAPPGFTARAQAIFAAMDPLERAVADAATLTAEVRSIVDTTG
- a CDS encoding PadR family transcriptional regulator, coding for MSGLPGFGRFSEPALLILISLANGPKHGYAMQDDIAEMAGDRPGPGTLYGAVRRLEEQGFVEALPEQDRRKPYGITDAGRQALQAELTRMRSMASTGLRRLAVS
- a CDS encoding DUF6086 family protein, with the protein product MSQIFRTGEAILWFPSNRVARLFHSLTEVLVSVAGRPAGMDDTGADEYEIDQEVFEAFVNELARQYLGSSHVIMRSMLEGYLATALVLVERAGGSVAALSEAIGLDPRDISVGPGGIGELGDVERLRQLAAVHAQAMSR